Proteins from a genomic interval of Neodiprion lecontei isolate iyNeoLeco1 chromosome 2, iyNeoLeco1.1, whole genome shotgun sequence:
- the LOC107227822 gene encoding acyl-CoA Delta-9 desaturase, which yields MGDHDSNLDFIVQNEKSREFDLEEVVNKDVSTNDKFYHRLVIPNLLYLFALHVGAVIGIYQLLVNAKILTIIWAGFMVFCTLEAVTLGAHRYYSHKSFKATTSLRLAMIIFQTAAGQNSMFTWARDHRLHHKYSDTDADPHNSTRGFFFSHVGWLMFKKHPLVKEKTKCIDVSDLLDDKILMFQYKYYVPFYILVGFLCPTYLPVFCWNENWWTSFYVAYCLRYVIVLNVTWSVNSVAHMFGTKPYDKRIASVESNLVSFLTGGDGWHNYHHSFPGDWRAGEFSQRDGINTKFLQTLANYGFAYDLRTVSDSVVEGRIKKHGDGTHSVMNQGCKIID from the exons ATGGG GGATCACGACTCAAACTTGGACTTCATTGTGCAAAATGAGAAGAGTCGAGAGTTCGACCTGGAAGAGGTGGTCAACAAGGATGTCAGCACGAACGATAAGTTTTATCACAGACTTGTGATTCCCAACCTGTTGTACTTATTCGCCCTCCACGTGGGCGCAGTAATTGGTATTTACCAGCTACTGGTGAACGCCAAGATACTCACAATAATATGGG cgGGTTTCATGGTGTTCTGTACCTTGGAAGCTGTAACATTGGGGGCCCATCGATACTATTCTCACAAGAGTTTCAAGGCCACAACGTCTCTCAGGCTGGCcatgatcatttttcaaacggcTGCTGGACAG AACAGCATGTTTACCTGGGCAAGAGACCATAGGCTGCATCACAAATACAGCGACACGGACGCTGATCCTCACAATTCCACCAgaggatttttcttttcccatgtCGGCTGGTTGATGTTCAAGAAACATCCTCTCGTTAAAGAGAAAACCAAGTGCATCGACGTCTCGGATCTACTCGATGACAAAATCCTCATGTTTCAATACAA ATATTACGTACCGTTTTACATACTTGTGGGATTTCTTTGTCCCACTTATTTGCCAGTTTTCtgttggaatgaaaattggtggACTTCCTTTTACGTCGCATACTGTCTTCGCTACGTCATCGTCCTTAATGTAACTTGGAGCGTAAATTCTGTCGCTCACATGTTCGGCACAAAGCCCTACGACAA aagAATCGCCTCCGTCGAGTCCAATCTCGTTTCATTTCTGACCGGCGGAGATGGATGGCACAATTACCATCACAGTTTTCCCGGGGATTGGAGAGCTGGAGAATTCAGTCAACGGGATGGTATCAACACCAAGTTCTTGCAGACTCTGGCGAATTACGGATTCGCCTACGATTTAAGAACGGTCTCGGACTCGGTGGTCGAAGGGCGTATCAAGAAGCACGGCGACGGAACGCATTCGGTTATGAACCAGGGCTGCAAAAttattgattga